A region of Kribbella sp. NBC_01245 DNA encodes the following proteins:
- a CDS encoding lipase family protein: MMIRMVVTALVAAFGLLAVPTGVEAAGIPEPDQDSFYRPAAGYETKAPGTILKTRTVSVPLAVKAYQLQVRSTDAKDRPVTVVSTVLVPLTPYVGKRPLLSYQPATDSLGDQCNPSYNLRLGLEKEIPLLSMGLAKGWAVVVTDYQGPRDAYGAGRMEGHAVLDGIRGALALPEAGLSATTKVGMWGYSGGGLATGWAAQLHPSYAPELKIAGVASGGTASDLEAAGRQMDGGLFSGLFLAAAIGVSREYPELLSIFNAAGHELIAEMDDLCVAEEALYAFKSVKSYSDSPDPLAEPIAQQVLRLNRMGDLAPTAPVYLYHSKFDELIPWQAASDVNARWCAKGTRVTFHTDYTSEHNTLAATGAPAALTYLSARFLGLPSPSTC, translated from the coding sequence ATGATGATTCGCATGGTCGTGACCGCGTTAGTCGCCGCTTTTGGGCTGCTGGCCGTTCCTACTGGGGTTGAGGCCGCGGGGATTCCCGAGCCGGACCAGGACTCGTTCTACCGGCCGGCCGCGGGGTACGAGACCAAGGCGCCGGGGACGATTCTCAAGACCCGCACGGTGTCGGTGCCGCTGGCGGTGAAGGCCTACCAGTTGCAGGTTCGTAGTACCGATGCGAAGGACAGGCCCGTCACTGTGGTGTCGACGGTCCTCGTGCCGCTCACGCCGTACGTCGGTAAGCGGCCGTTGCTGTCGTACCAGCCGGCCACGGACAGCCTCGGCGACCAGTGCAACCCGTCGTACAACCTGCGACTCGGTCTGGAGAAGGAGATTCCCCTGCTGAGCATGGGCCTTGCGAAGGGGTGGGCCGTCGTGGTGACGGACTACCAAGGTCCGCGCGATGCGTATGGCGCTGGGCGGATGGAGGGCCACGCCGTACTCGACGGCATCCGCGGTGCGCTCGCCTTGCCGGAAGCCGGGTTGTCCGCGACCACCAAGGTCGGGATGTGGGGGTACTCCGGCGGCGGGCTCGCAACGGGGTGGGCCGCGCAGTTGCATCCGTCGTACGCGCCGGAGCTCAAGATCGCCGGCGTCGCCTCGGGCGGTACGGCGTCCGACTTGGAAGCCGCTGGACGTCAGATGGACGGCGGCCTTTTCTCCGGGCTGTTCCTGGCGGCAGCGATCGGGGTCAGCCGGGAGTATCCGGAACTGCTGAGCATTTTCAACGCTGCCGGGCATGAGCTCATCGCGGAGATGGACGACCTTTGCGTTGCGGAGGAGGCGTTGTACGCCTTCAAGAGCGTGAAGTCCTACAGCGATTCGCCTGATCCGCTGGCCGAGCCGATCGCCCAGCAAGTCCTGCGCCTCAACCGCATGGGCGACCTGGCCCCAACCGCGCCGGTCTACCTCTACCACTCGAAGTTCGACGAACTCATCCCCTGGCAAGCCGCCTCGGACGTCAATGCCCGCTGGTGCGCCAAGGGCACCCGCGTCACCTTCCACACCGACTACACCAGCGAACACAACACCCTCGCCGCCACCGGCGCCCCCGCCGCCCTCACCTACCTATCCGCCCGCTTCCTAGGCCTGCCCTCCCCTTCCACCTGCTGA
- a CDS encoding AMP-binding protein, protein MAVTEKLHAVSVLRRAGLLDLRRPLLTAQTSLAMRRLGPIAGAAHIAARRDPADVALIDELGQLTYGDLDRRANSLARAWFAAGLKPGVVVGVLCRGHRGAADAMVACGKFGARLVLLNTGFSRVQLADVAAREGVSVLVYDAEFGPLLSSVHAGVRRFVAWGKDVDAEASLDELVCGTDGSGFGPPAEQAGMVLLTGGTTGTPKGAPRQVRSPLIAAQFLERVPLRRGDVVYIAAPIFHGTGLTQFIMTLALGSTMVLQRRFDALTTLRGVAEHRATALIVVPTMLQRILALGPDVLKAYDTSSLRVLMSAGALLPTDLGNRAMEVFGPVLHNLYGSTEVAVAAVAMPADWQAAPGCAGRPPHGCRVRLYDDAGRAVTSAGTTGRIFVGNGLAFKGYTGGGTKEMIDGLLSTGDLGHFDSGGRLFVDGRDDDMIVSGGENVFPVEVENLVEAMPGVAEVAALGVPDEEFGQRLRLFVVKDPGSSLDAEAIKSHVRQNLARFKVPRDVVFLDELPRTATGKVARRLLPLTTEGRA, encoded by the coding sequence ATGGCTGTTACCGAAAAACTGCACGCCGTCTCCGTGCTGCGGCGGGCGGGTCTGCTGGATCTGCGGCGCCCCCTGCTCACCGCGCAGACGTCGCTGGCGATGCGCCGGCTCGGGCCGATCGCGGGCGCCGCGCATATCGCCGCCCGGCGCGATCCGGCCGACGTCGCGCTGATCGACGAACTCGGGCAACTGACGTACGGCGACTTGGACCGGCGCGCCAACTCGCTGGCCCGGGCCTGGTTCGCGGCCGGCCTCAAACCGGGCGTGGTGGTCGGCGTACTGTGCCGGGGTCATCGTGGCGCGGCCGACGCGATGGTTGCCTGCGGCAAATTTGGCGCTCGGTTGGTGTTGCTCAATACGGGGTTCAGCCGCGTTCAACTGGCCGATGTCGCTGCCAGGGAAGGCGTCTCGGTTCTGGTCTACGACGCCGAGTTCGGCCCGCTGCTCTCTTCCGTACATGCTGGCGTACGCCGCTTTGTTGCCTGGGGCAAAGATGTGGACGCCGAAGCCTCGTTGGATGAGTTGGTCTGTGGGACAGACGGCAGCGGGTTCGGGCCGCCTGCTGAACAGGCCGGGATGGTGCTACTGACCGGCGGCACGACCGGCACGCCGAAGGGCGCGCCGCGGCAGGTGCGTTCGCCGTTGATCGCAGCGCAGTTCCTGGAGAGGGTGCCGCTGCGCCGGGGCGACGTCGTCTACATCGCGGCACCGATCTTCCACGGCACGGGGCTGACGCAGTTCATCATGACGTTGGCGCTCGGCTCGACGATGGTGCTGCAACGCCGGTTCGACGCGCTCACCACTTTGCGAGGCGTGGCCGAACATCGCGCGACGGCCCTGATCGTGGTGCCGACGATGCTGCAGCGAATTCTGGCGCTCGGGCCCGACGTACTGAAGGCGTACGACACCAGCAGCCTGCGGGTGTTGATGAGCGCGGGCGCGTTGCTGCCGACGGACCTGGGCAATCGCGCGATGGAGGTCTTCGGTCCGGTGCTGCACAACCTCTACGGTTCGACCGAGGTGGCTGTCGCGGCCGTGGCCATGCCCGCGGACTGGCAGGCCGCGCCGGGATGTGCGGGCCGACCGCCGCACGGCTGCCGGGTCAGGCTGTACGACGATGCCGGGCGGGCGGTGACCAGCGCTGGTACGACCGGGCGGATCTTCGTCGGCAACGGTCTCGCGTTCAAGGGTTATACGGGCGGCGGTACCAAAGAGATGATCGACGGGTTGTTGAGTACGGGCGACCTCGGGCATTTCGACAGCGGTGGCCGGTTGTTCGTGGACGGGCGCGACGACGACATGATCGTGTCGGGTGGCGAGAACGTCTTCCCGGTCGAGGTGGAGAACCTGGTCGAGGCGATGCCAGGTGTCGCCGAGGTGGCCGCGCTCGGCGTACCCGATGAGGAGTTCGGCCAGCGGCTGCGGCTCTTCGTGGTCAAAGACCCCGGCAGTTCGCTGGATGCCGAGGCGATCAAGTCCCACGTCAGGCAGAACCTGGCCCGCTTCAAGGTGCCTCGAGACGTGGTGTTCCTCGACGAGCTCCCGCGCACAGCCACCGGCAAAGTGGCCCGTCGCCTGTTGCCCCTCACAACCGAAGGACGTGCGTGA
- a CDS encoding TetR/AcrR family transcriptional regulator: MTEPATRRYSGRSVDEWKAARRERLMEAAFELFGTEGYAATSVERLCSQAKVSTRHFYHEFANKEAVLIAAHAYVIELGVQGTAAALADHADDTVSVRVRSAVEAYLRMVMSDLRRAKLSFVEVVGISPAVEQQRLAYRELLVQSVIHIGETGVARGEISPKNFRFLGLSFIGAVNTVVYDWMVSDPRPPADEVREDLVNLGLGLMLD; this comes from the coding sequence ATGACTGAACCCGCCACCCGCCGGTACTCCGGTCGATCGGTGGATGAGTGGAAGGCCGCCCGCCGGGAGCGGTTGATGGAGGCCGCGTTCGAGTTGTTCGGCACCGAGGGCTACGCGGCCACGTCGGTGGAACGCCTTTGCTCACAGGCGAAAGTCTCGACCCGGCACTTCTACCACGAGTTCGCGAACAAGGAAGCGGTGCTGATCGCGGCCCACGCCTACGTGATCGAGCTCGGTGTGCAGGGCACGGCGGCCGCCCTGGCCGATCACGCCGACGACACCGTCAGCGTGCGGGTGCGCAGCGCGGTCGAGGCGTACCTGCGGATGGTGATGTCGGACCTGCGCCGGGCCAAGCTCTCGTTCGTCGAGGTGGTCGGTATCAGCCCGGCGGTCGAGCAGCAGCGGCTGGCCTATCGCGAATTGCTGGTCCAGTCCGTCATCCATATCGGCGAGACCGGCGTGGCACGCGGCGAGATCAGCCCGAAGAACTTCCGCTTCCTCGGGTTGTCGTTCATCGGCGCGGTCAACACCGTCGTCTACGACTGGATGGTGTCCGACCCGCGCCCGCCGGCGGACGAGGTCCGCGAGGATCTGGTCAATCTGGGATTGGGACTGATGCTCGACTGA